The window aagcaatcctggcacccacctgttccccacGAGCCAAACACGTGTTTCATGAGcatctaaccctaaccctactccCGCGCTCCGCGTCACTGGACGCGCACACGCCAACAATTTGTTGCCGCGCATAGAATGGCGCGgacatcatctctcgtgatagggttagttttagttttagtcacatgctgtgatgacgtactcagcgaagccccttggttctacgtaccacctacgccgccgccttctcgatcgatttggCAGCAAaattaaacgcatcatctggtGAGCTAGGTCCATTAGTTCTAGCAGacgctgttccacggtcgccattgttgttgctttgttcctcgttacggaaaggaaagtaacaACGGctcccggaaatggcccaaaaaggCAGCAGGAACTCCACCCTGTGTTGTCCTAGctaataccagccgtagcgacactctcgacttggaggagaactgcaggacattttcaaaacagcgcgcgcgTGTGTTGCGCACGAGTATAAAGGCTAAATGTGCGCGGGATAGCCGCGGTGAATATATACGAAACCTTTACTCGTGACTTATTCCACCTGTGCTCAAATGTGTCCCTTGGTCTTCCTCAGTCGTCTGTTCTGCGTTCATCCCGACGCCCGTTACCCGGACACGGTGGCGCTGACCTATGACCCGAGCGGCGGTTGGCTGACATGCGTGTACAGCGATCACAGCGTGTACGTGTGGGACGTGGGCGACCTGAGAGACCCGCGCCAGATGGGCAAGCTCTACTCGGCACTCTACCACACCTCCTGTGTGTGGAGCTTAGAGGTCAGTGTGGTgccttgggggtggggggggggggggtgctggaTGACGAGATCCTCAAATCTTGTCCACAGGTGTTTCCCGAAGACGCAGGAGACGCAGGGAAGATGGCGCTCCCACCTGGATGCTTCCTGTCATGCTCGTCGGACAACACCATACGTGTGTGGAACGTAGATGCTCGCCGCTTCCCCAACAACATCCTCAGCCACGTATGCAcaaacgcgcgcgcgcacacacattctGGTTCATAATTGTGTCTACCAAATAGAGCTGTCTCTGTGGTCCCCATAAATCATATCTATAATCTATATAAATAATCTGTCCTCCTTTCCAACGGTGTTCCTCAAGGGTCAATCTTAGGGCTCATCCTTTTTGCACTCTACATGCTACTTCTCATCGATGTCAGCGGTCATATTTGATCAGGccatattttgtgaaaaatcaaaACTGTAACCCCTCCCTCCCGCTCAGGATCTGCACAAGGTCATTTACGTAGAGGACAACCCGTCCAGCCTCCTGGACGCAGACAGTGTCTCGCTCGCCGCCAACAGCGACAAGGTGGTGCCAACCACCCCTGAGACGCCGCCCAGTGACCAGAGCCGGGCGGGCGTTAGGTCCCTGAGAATCAGTCCCAATGGGCGGCATCTGGCCTCAGGAGACCGTGCGGGCGTTCTCAGGTTGGTGGTCATGGCAACTCGGGAAACAGGAAGTTAACACCTTGTCAttcatggtgtgtgtgtgtgtgtgtgtatgtgtgtgcgtacgtgcgtgCCAGGGTGCATGACATGCACACGATGGAGGAGATTATCAACGTCCAAGCTCACGACGGCGAAATTCTTTCTCTCGACTTCTCCCAAAGCGACACTGGTGAGGCGTCATGTGACAAGAAGGTGTCTTCAGCAgggtttttcttattttgttctCCTAATTAAGGTAGAGCTGGTACCATTCTGACCATTCGCCCCAACTCGCTCAAAGACCTTTTCTACAAGTGcttacatgtattttattgtccttgaatgtttgtttatctgCGCTGTTTCACCCGCACTCACGACTCGCCGTCGCCGCCTAGCCTTAAGAAATGCTCGCTCGCTTAATGAGACATTGCTGTAAACGTATCCATTTTTTACTGCTTATCCACTGTGGGTTGCGGGGGCGGCAGCTTAAGCAGGCCCGGACgtcttccctctccctagccacttcctCCAGGCGTCTTGAGGTGTTCCCGGCCAGCCGGGTGACAAAATCTCTCCAGGGTGACCTGGTTCGTCCCCAGGGAtcatgcccaagccacctcatctggcctGCCTTTCGACGCGGTCGTACTCCGagtccctcccggatgaccaagcgtGGCCGATTCACCGCGAGGCTCGGGCCGAGCGTCAGTTCGCCATTCCCTCCGTGAACAGTGTCATCTTTTCCCGTGATTGTGACACACATTTTCTCCTTCCTACCGCGACACATACTCCGTTTATACCATCCGTGCTGTATACGTGTATGCGTGTCAGTTGCCTAAACTTCCCAGTtccaacatgttggcatttcCCTCATAATCATCGCGAAAGCCGAGATTTGTTTCTTCTACACCAAAGCTGCGCTGACCTCAAATCCAAAGCAGTGCAACGTCACCTgaccacgtgtgtgtgtgtgcgtgcgtgcgtgtcaggCGTGCAGTTTCTGGCCACGGCCAGTCGCGATCGCCTGATCCACGTGTTGGACGCGGCGTCCGACTACCATCTGGTCCAAACTCTGGACGAGCACTCGTCCTCCATCACCGCCGTCAGATTTGCAGGTCAGTGAACTCCGACCCCAGCCTCTCAATCGGGAGACCCGTGACGTCATCGCCTCCTTCCCGCCTTCTAGCCAACGAGGGAAAACTGCGGCTGATCAGCTGCGGCGCCGACAAGAGCGTCTACTTCCGCACCGGCCGGCAGGTGACGGGCATTCGATGTCTGATGACGTCGCTCCTGTTAAGGTCATGACCTCATTTCCTTCCTCCTGTCTGTCTCAGACGGGCAGCGGCACTGTGAAGTTCACGCGGACGCACCACGTGGTGAGGAAGTGCACGCTGTACGACATGGACGTGGAGCCCGCCAGGAAGTACGCTGCCATTGGCTGCCAGGACCGCAGCGTTAGGTGACTCCCCCGACCCCTCGACCCCTCCCTCGCTCGTCTGCCGTgctcatgatgatgatgatgatgatgatgatgctgatgaCGCTCCAACAGGATCTTCAACATCAACAACAGCAAACAGAAGAAAATCTACAAAGGATCTCAGGGAGAAGACGGAACGCTCATCAAGGTAGGAAGTGGTGCTTGTCGCCGTGGAGACGGTAGCCCACACTCATCATCTTCGTCTCGCTCCGCAGGTGCAGATCGACCCGTCGGGTCTCTacattgccacttcctgttcGGACAAGAGCATCAACGTGTTCGATTTCTACTCTGGCGAGTGCGTGGCCGCCGTGTTTGGACACTCGGGTTAGTTGGCGTGCGCgtgtgcctgcctgcctgcctgcgtgcgtgcgtgtgtgcgcacgtcTCACTCTTTGCGTGTCCGTCAGAGGTCGTCACGGGCCTGAAGTTCAGCGGCGACTGCACGCGCCTCATCAGCGTGTCGGGTGACAGGTACGACTCGAtgtcacacacacgcgcgttcTTTGACTGCGTGCtgacgtgtgtgcgcgcgcgcgcagctGCATCTTCGTTTGGCGTCTGAGTCCCGAGCTGACCCTGCGCATGCGTCAGCGTCTGGCCGAGCAGACGCGTCCGGGCGGAGGCGTCGCGCAATCCCGCCGCGCGCCTCTGCGGCGGACCGAAAAGCTCGACGAGGCGCGGCCTCCTCCCGTCGTCGCCGCGTCGTCCGACAGCGAcggggaggaggaagacgaagaggaggaggaggaggaagcgggtgcgtgtcgccacggtaacgtcGCCGAGCATCCTCACCGCTCTGACGCCGCATCTCTACTTTTTGCCCCTCAGCCGAGGCGTCGCGTGACCGCGAGACGGTGAGTCCGCGTGTGAGCGTCGCTGCTTCTACGCCTTCTTACACTCTTGTTATTTGCCGCCAAATTCTCAAAGCGAAGCGCTGTGAAGACGTTCGGTGCGCCTCCGGAAaggattttccacattttgttacattacCGTCGAAAATAAATTCATCGGTCTCCTCAAATTTCTACACACAACGTATTGATCAtgagaaaaatgctttttttatgtATTCCAAATGTTACAGTTGTAATAAAaccatacaataataataatcacttttaaaaatgctgtattcaaatgtttacattttctaaTCAAGCCAGGTTAgcgttgcaaatgagaatcagttctcaattcCCCAGCTTGGAGAAATAAAggttcaatcaatcaaaatacaaaAGGAATCACATGTGCAGTACGCAATATGCATCTTCACGCTTCAGCATTCAGTCTGAGatatttttaggggggggggggggggaaccccCTCCTCTCCTCCATCATCAGCTGAAAAACTAAACAGTTCATCGTTTTTGTGCTCACTcgaaagtcatattttattgcTTTATGCTCAAGCTCAACAATGCTTGAGATgactttgccgccatcttgtggcatcaagAAACTGTTTTGAAGTGAGGTGAGAAGTTTCGTTTCGACAAAAATAGTGCtgtgccaccatcttgtggcctctTAGTGTCTAGGAACTATGTTGgggagttgaggagcttcattaagACAAGAATAGTGCTAGCCTCTGCCAACATCTTACACTTTATTCCTTTTGTCCCACAATTTGCAGCAGGGCTCGTCGTCTGTGTCAGGTTTCGGGGCTGAATAGAATCCATTGATGCAACcgattgtggggaaaaaagtcaagCTCTGTGACTACTTTCCAGGTCGATTTTGCATCTGGAAAGGAATTCACAGGGCTTCACTTTTggcattttggggggaattgatTTTGGATAAGAATCTTGAAAAGTCCACGCCTGTGATTTCTTTCCAGATGTGCTGTAAATTTCAGCCGCGTATGTTTTTTCAGTCCGCGCCAGACGGGCGATTGCCTCGCCGCCGCTGGACGAGGAATTCGTGCGGCGGCGACGACGGCGGGGGTGATGTTGCCGAGGCGACGTCCATGTCGGACCTGAGACAGCTGGACTCGTATTGCTGGAATGGCGACGCACAGGTAAGCGCCGGGGGCTCGCGTCATTCCAAATCTACGCTTCAAAATGCCAGGACGTGCCTTCATTTTTGTTCTACGGCGCCTCCTATTGGTGAAGACGCGCCCTCTCGATGATAGTCCCATCTGGGTCAAGGAGGCGGGGCTTCACCGGGCCAATCAGCGGCTGGGAAGTCGCCTCAGTCTTCAGGTGAGTGCATAGACGCGCACACGGATATGAATGGTACTTTGACGTCGACGTCAAACTGGAGCGAAGGGTGAAGCTGTACCAACTAAACTCTGGGGACTAGAAGCTTCACTTGGGACTAGTGCTTTCTCTGAAGACTAGAACCTTCTCTCTGGACCTTAAACTCTCAGGACTAGAACTTTCTCTCGGGCTAGTCCCTTCTTCTTGGTAAGAGAACCTTATTTTCGGAGTAGAACCTTCATTTCGGACGAGAACCTTCACCCAGGACTAGAACCTTTTCTTGGGAAGAGAATGTTCTCTCGGAGCTAGAGTCTTATCTCAGGACAAGAACCTTTACCTGGAATTACAACCTTCCCTTGAACAAGACCTTTATCCCAGGACTAGAACCTTCATCTGGGACTAGCACCTTCTCTTAGGAAGAGAACCTTATCTCGGTACGAGAACCTTATTCCAGAAATAGAACCTTCTGTCTGGACTATTAGCTTCTCTTGCTACGAGTACCTTGTTACAGCACTAGGGCCCTTTACTTGGGACCAGAACCTTCCCCTGGGATGAAAACCTtgttttgggattaaaaccttCTCTCAGGACTAGAGCCTTTACTCTGGACTATATGGTAAAATGGTAAACGGACTGCACTTCtatatctacaccatcacagtgcccgaAGCGTTTTGCAAAGCCTCACATTTACCCATTCAAATACCAAcgggcgactgctgccaggcCCTCTGGGATGCCTCTTTGGGCTCTGCAGTCTCTTCcttgttgttgtgtcatgacctctgaccttaactgaggcaagggaggcctgcagttctgtGCGAGTTGTCaggagttcctttgtggcctcccgGATGGAGTCATTGCTGTCCTCTTGGGCTCATCTTTGcagggttcgggttcgggttcgggttaggtcctgggaaggttcaccactcttccatgttttctccgtgTGAGGGTAATGGTtggctggaatcctaaagctttccaaatggcttttgtaagcctttccagactgatcgatgtcaatgactttatttctcaactgctTTGGACTTTCTTTGGattctgtcattttgttgcagcttttttagatcttttgtcggGACGGATtctgttgaagtgatttcttgattgaacaagtcTGGAGGCCATCGGGCTTGGTTGTGATCCGTGAAAATGAACCAGAATGTGTGAATAGCCACCATTTTTTCATCATATAACAAGGGatgtcattacttttttcacacagggccaggtaacttttaatagtctttttccttaataaatgaaatcaccaattaaaaaaaaaaactgcatttgaatTTCAATAGGCttatatttgtctgacattcaaagtagggtttcaaaaccgaTGAACTGTTGGATGATCTTCAACttcaaagtggggaaactatgcaaaaatcgaagaatttgagaagggggtcaatactttttcacggcactgtatgtacagtacatccatATTTCTAGTTCTATGGGTGAGTGGCTTCCTGACCCAAGCTCCGACCCTCAGGTGGAGCACACGGAGGCACTGGCCAATCCCAGGCCAGACTTCACCTTGCTGTCCAGTCAGAGCCTGGAGAGGGAGGAGCCGGTGCTGTTTCCTGACCAATGGGAGGACGGAGTGAGCCTGCGCAGCGACTTTGAGGTGAAGGGCACCGGTCCCGCGAGCGGGCAGGAGGACAAACCCAGTCCGGACAGCGGCTGCTCGCTCAGATTCCACTCCAGAACCTCCAGTCCTGACGCGGCGGCGAAAGGTGTGACGCAGTGCGTtgagatggatagatagacgcaactcacttcaacatagatGCCATGAGACATAATAAACATCTGTTAATGTGCACAATATGAATGTTTAATGTTAGCAGTAAACAGTACCCCCCCCGCTATATATCGCGGTTTACGCTCCGGGGTCTCGCTAGTTCGCAGTTTTTATTATTGCGCAATAccttagaaatgttttttaaattgtttttttttgggtgaatttcTTTTTGAACCAGTTAAGGCAATAGTCTCTCCAGGATccaaacactttattttttgtactaTATGTTATTCATTtgatattttgccattttttttaatgcactcactcactcactctcgaTATAGTCtatgtttaaatgtgtataCGGTATATTGTTTTAAGTGTGtttgaaacaatttcaaatgaaaaacatttatttattttccctccAAAAACTGGAAACCCGCAATGGAGCGGAGTTTACTGTATTGCACATTATGCGTAATCAACAGGTCCATTTGTGTTTCCCCCGCCAGACACGGAGGCCACGGTGCAGACGGAGCGCCTTAGcgacaacgacgacgacgacgactccCCGGACGAGGACGCCGGACCCGTCCCACGGACTCCGGACCAGGAGGCCTTCCTGAAGAAACACTTTGTCACGCTGGCCGACATCGCAGAGGGACCTAGCCGAACCGCTCACAGCTCCAACGAGAGCCTCAGCATGTCTTCCAGGTTCCTCTCCCAGAACTCCGCTGCGAGGTACCACTTGACCCGCATCAGCAAAACTTCTAGAAGGACACGTCCGGTCCATAAGTCTTTTTCATCGTGCCTTGTTCGGGTTACGCTCCTCATCGTGTTGTGGTTTTGTTAGTCATGTCTTCTTGCCATGTTCTGGTTCTGCTCATCATCATGTCCTGGTTCTATTGCTTGTCTTGTTCTGATTCTGGTCTTCATGTCTCGATCATCTATTTGTCTTCTGGTTCTTATACTTATTATGTTCCGGTTGTGTTCCTCATGTCTTTTAACCCTTGTTCTGGTTCTGCTCCTCACGTCTTCATCACCTTGTCTTGTGGTTTTTCTAGTTCTTCACCTCATGTTCTGGTTCTGCTGCTGGTTTTGGTTCTCTTCATGTCTCCGTGGCCTTGTCTTGTTCTGCTCGTCACCATCTTCTGGTTCTGTTCCCTGTGTCTTCTCGCCTGTCGGTTCTGCTCCTCAGCCGGGTCATCCTGGAGTCAGGAGATATCGAGACAAAGTCCCACCCAGTGGTGTCCGAGGTTCAGAACCCTGGCCCGAGTATGACGTGGACTCTCGACCAagatcaacaaacaagaagttGTCAGCCAGAGAATGAGGAGCAGAACCTCGAGGCCTCCCCAGGGATGAAGGAGTCCGACCTCAGGAGGGTCACGGAGGCTCCAGGTATATACTGTCCCGCCACAGTTGGCTTTCGCATATTCAGTTTCATtgagacaaaaatagtgctttgccgctaTCTTGCAACCTTTTTAGGGGGATGTCAAGTCCGCTCAGCTTTTCACGATTGGCGGCAGGGCTCAGACCCCGCTGGGTTCAACGTGCCGTCATGGTATACGGACAGGAAGTGATggaaggaatttttttttttttaccggcagGTGGTGTGACTCCTCACCGTCCCACCTCCCTCCCCTCAGCCCCCCGACGCACTCCCGCTGCAGCGGCGCCCCCTCAGAACCTCGGTTCGGCCGCTCCCGGGTACCCCCGGCAGGCGATTGTCAGCATGACGCTGCCCAGGAAGTGCCCGTCCCCCTCAGCGGGCGGTCCGCGCTCCTACATGAGTCCCACTGCCAGCTCCGCCGCCAAAATGTCCCGCTCCGCGTCGCTGGGTGACGGCCTCAACCGAGCGGGACTGACGGCGGGGGCGGCGTCCGGGCCCGGCCGGCCGCCGACCGTCGCCGTCCCCTCCTTTGCCTCGCCGGGTTGCCAAGGTAACCGGGCCGGCCCGCTACCCCACCTCCTGCTGCCTGACAAACCTTCCGTAACGACCATCAGGACGGCCGCCCCCTCGGAGCCCCCGCCCGCCCCCCAGCCTCAGGACGACGCAGGTTTGGACTCTTCTCTTCCTCAACCCTTCATCCTGTCATCTTTCCGTCTGGGCTCGCCTTCATCAACCCTCCTCTTCCTGTCTGTCACCAGCCGGTGAGACGTTGTCCCCCGAACCCCTTTTATCGGGCCTCCCTGTAGCGATCCAGTAAACACTCACTCGCTTCGCGGGGGTTAGGGACCAAAACGGGAGGCCATAACGAAAATCCCCAAGTCATTTATGCCCCACAAATATGTTTGTAATCTCCTATATTAGTAGACCAATATCGACGCCGACGTTAGAGCCAAAGTTAGCTTCACTATTAGCTTCCCGCGTTACCTCTCTCGTTAACTTCCAAAGTTAACATCCAACATTAGCTTTCAAAGTTAGCTTCTGAGGTTAGCTAACCCtaaaccccaaccctgttttgaaaccctaacgctgTTTGGAGACCCTAAAActctttgaaaccctagccctgtCTTgagaccctaatttgaaacccaaccaCATTTTGAGAACCTAATGCTGTTTTGaacccctcatttgaaacccaaacttgaAAACCTGTGGAACAGTCCTttaatggttcaggtcctacctggaggaaaggagttattttgaaccattggaagtgttcaatcccatcgaatggcaatgacctatggggtccctcaagggtcagttcttggacccctcctgttcagcctgtatatgctacccttgggggTTAAATTCTTTAGAACTTTAATTtggactatcatagctatgcagatgacacacagttccagtatatctagcagtgtctccagtgACCACAGTTCAATTgaagtgttgtgtcactgtctaaaacagataaataactggatgagccaaaactgagataattgtttttggcaataaagaaaagaggattgctgttagtaaatacctggagtcactcttttttaaaaaccaaagaccaagtccgaaacctcgGTGTTCCGATAGATTCCAACCCgtctttcaacagtcatatcaaatcaatgactaaaactgccttctaccagctgaagaacatatccggagtgaaggcttgcatgtgtcaagtaGACCAAGAGAAGCTcttccatgcttttatctcatgtagacttgactattgtaatggtcttctgactggactcc of the Phycodurus eques isolate BA_2022a chromosome 14, UOR_Pequ_1.1, whole genome shotgun sequence genome contains:
- the mapkbp1 gene encoding mitogen-activated protein kinase-binding protein 1 isoform X3 encodes the protein MSGDDGGGGGGGGAISRRIKNLLRSPSIKLRGRGRDTRHQLSDKVTLEKVLGITAPGNRALSCDPRSGLLAYPAGCVVVLLHPRKNKQRHIFNASRKTITTLAFSSDGKHVVTGESGHVPAVRVWEVASGVQVAALQEHKYGVACVAFSPDMKYIVSVGYPHDMMVHVWNWKKGAVVAANKVSSKVTAVSFSHDSSYFVTAGNRHVKFWYLDHSGTSKASVAVPLLGRSGLLGELKNNFFCDVACGQGQQASSTFCISTSGLLVQLDHRRMLHKWVELRRVDSAPASQATCLCVTDELIFCGCSDGAVRAFSPHTLHFLCTLPRPHFLGADVASMTDASRLFCVHPDARYPDTVALTYDPSGGWLTCVYSDHSVYVWDVGDLRDPRQMGKLYSALYHTSCVWSLEVFPEDAGDAGKMALPPGCFLSCSSDNTIRVWNVDARRFPNNILSHDLHKVIYVEDNPSSLLDADSVSLAANSDKVVPTTPETPPSDQSRAGVRSLRISPNGRHLASGDRAGVLRVHDMHTMEEIINVQAHDGEILSLDFSQSDTGVQFLATASRDRLIHVLDAASDYHLVQTLDEHSSSITAVRFAANEGKLRLISCGADKSVYFRTGRQTGSGTVKFTRTHHVVRKCTLYDMDVEPARKYAAIGCQDRSVRIFNINNSKQKKIYKGSQGEDGTLIKVQIDPSGLYIATSCSDKSINVFDFYSGECVAAVFGHSEVVTGLKFSGDCTRLISVSGDSCIFVWRLSPELTLRMRQRLAEQTRPGGGVAQSRRAPLRRTEKLDEARPPPVVAASSDSDGEEEDEEEEEEEAAEASRDRETSAPDGRLPRRRWTRNSCGGDDGGGDVAEATSMSDLRQLDSYCWNGDAQTRPLDDSPIWVKEAGLHRANQRLGSRLSLQVEHTEALANPRPDFTLLSSQSLEREEPVLFPDQWEDGVSLRSDFEVKGTGPASGQEDKPSPDSGCSLRFHSRTSSPDAAAKDTEATVQTERLSDNDDDDDSPDEDAGPVPRTPDQEAFLKKHFVTLADIAEGPSRTAHSSNESLSMSSRFLSQNSAASRVILESGDIETKSHPVVSEVQNPGPSMTWTLDQDQQTRSCQPENEEQNLEASPGMKESDLRRVTEAPGGVTPHRPTSLPSAPRRTPAAAAPPQNLGSAAPGYPRQAIVSMTLPRKCPSPSAGGPRSYMSPTASSAAKMSRSASLGDGLNRAGLTAGAASGPGRPPTVAVPSFASPGCQGNRAGPLPHLLLPDKPSVTTIRTAAPSEPPPAPQPQDDADPPASVESCRALTDQMLSCFKRATRLYRKVRTSCTEDTPERGQMACVLSEALEAMRAELQCLPLGPGGCGGGALALAADQEKTAALLEEYSMLLLQAVQRKLGAP
- the mapkbp1 gene encoding mitogen-activated protein kinase-binding protein 1 isoform X6 — its product is MSGDDGGGGGGGGAISRRIKNLLRSPSIKLRGRGRDTRHQLSDKVTLEKVLGITAPGNRALSCDPRSGLLAYPAGCVVVLLHPRKNKQRHIFNASRKTITTLAFSSDGKHVVTGESGHVPAVRVWEVASGVQVAALQEHKYGVACVAFSPDMKYIVSVGYPHDMMVHVWNWKVRHSSSELDKGLRYTKGAVVAANKVSSKVTAVSFSHDSSYFVTAGNRHVKFWYLDHSGTSKASVAVPLLGRSGLLGELKNNFFCDVACGQGQQASSTFCISTSGLLVQLDHRRMLHKWVELRRVDSAPASQATCLCVTDELIFCGCSDGAVRAFSPHTLHFLCTLPRPHFLGADVASMTDASRLFCVHPDARYPDTVALTYDPSGGWLTCVYSDHSVYVWDVGDLRDPRQMGKLYSALYHTSCVWSLEVFPEDAGDAGKMALPPGCFLSCSSDNTIRVWNVDARRFPNNILSHDLHKVIYVEDNPSSLLDADSVSLAANSDKVVPTTPETPPSDQSRAGVRSLRISPNGRHLASGDRAGVLRVHDMHTMEEIINVQAHDGEILSLDFSQSDTGVQFLATASRDRLIHVLDAASDYHLVQTLDEHSSSITAVRFAANEGKLRLISCGADKSVYFRTGRQTGSGTVKFTRTHHVVRKCTLYDMDVEPARKYAAIGCQDRSVRIFNINNSKQKKIYKGSQGEDGTLIKVQIDPSGLYIATSCSDKSINVFDFYSGECVAAVFGHSEVVTGLKFSGDCTRLISVSGDSCIFVWRLSPELTLRMRQRLAEQTRPGGGVAQSRRAPLRRTEKLDEARPPPVVAASSDSDGEEEDEEEEEEEAAEASRDRETSAPDGRLPRRRWTRNSCGGDDGGGDVAEATSMSDLRQLDSYCWNGDAQTRPLDDSPIWVKEAGLHRANQRLGSRLSLQVEHTEALANPRPDFTLLSSQSLEREEPVLFPDQWEDGVSLRSDFEVKGTGPASGQEDKPSPDSGCSLRFHSRTSSPDAAAKDTEATVQTERLSDNDDDDDSPDEDAGPVPRTPDQEAFLKKHFVTLADIAEGPSRTAHSSNESLSMSSRFLSQNSAASSSPHVLVLLLVLVLFMSPWPCLVLLVTIFWFCSLCLLACRFCSSAGSSWSQEISRQSPTQWCPRFRTLARV
- the mapkbp1 gene encoding mitogen-activated protein kinase-binding protein 1 isoform X2, translating into MSGDDGGGGGGGGAISRRIKNLLRSPSIKLRGRGRDTRHQLSDKVTLEKVLGITAPGNRALSCDPRSGLLAYPAGCVVVLLHPRKNKQRHIFNASRKTITTLAFSSDGKHVVTGESGHVPAVRVWEVASGVQVAALQEHKYGVACVAFSPDMKYIVSVGYPHDMMVHVWNWKVRHSSSELDKGLRYTKGAVVAANKVSSKVTAVSFSHDSSYFVTAGNRHVKFWYLDHSGTSKASVAVPLLGRSGLLGELKNNFFCDVACGQGQQASSTFCISTSGLLVQLDHRRMLHKWVELRASQATCLCVTDELIFCGCSDGAVRAFSPHTLHFLCTLPRPHFLGADVASMTDASRLFCVHPDARYPDTVALTYDPSGGWLTCVYSDHSVYVWDVGDLRDPRQMGKLYSALYHTSCVWSLEVFPEDAGDAGKMALPPGCFLSCSSDNTIRVWNVDARRFPNNILSHDLHKVIYVEDNPSSLLDADSVSLAANSDKVVPTTPETPPSDQSRAGVRSLRISPNGRHLASGDRAGVLRVHDMHTMEEIINVQAHDGEILSLDFSQSDTGVQFLATASRDRLIHVLDAASDYHLVQTLDEHSSSITAVRFAANEGKLRLISCGADKSVYFRTGRQTGSGTVKFTRTHHVVRKCTLYDMDVEPARKYAAIGCQDRSVRIFNINNSKQKKIYKGSQGEDGTLIKVQIDPSGLYIATSCSDKSINVFDFYSGECVAAVFGHSEVVTGLKFSGDCTRLISVSGDSCIFVWRLSPELTLRMRQRLAEQTRPGGGVAQSRRAPLRRTEKLDEARPPPVVAASSDSDGEEEDEEEEEEEAAEASRDRETSAPDGRLPRRRWTRNSCGGDDGGGDVAEATSMSDLRQLDSYCWNGDAQTRPLDDSPIWVKEAGLHRANQRLGSRLSLQVEHTEALANPRPDFTLLSSQSLEREEPVLFPDQWEDGVSLRSDFEVKGTGPASGQEDKPSPDSGCSLRFHSRTSSPDAAAKDTEATVQTERLSDNDDDDDSPDEDAGPVPRTPDQEAFLKKHFVTLADIAEGPSRTAHSSNESLSMSSRFLSQNSAASRVILESGDIETKSHPVVSEVQNPGPSMTWTLDQDQQTRSCQPENEEQNLEASPGMKESDLRRVTEAPGGVTPHRPTSLPSAPRRTPAAAAPPQNLGSAAPGYPRQAIVSMTLPRKCPSPSAGGPRSYMSPTASSAAKMSRSASLGDGLNRAGLTAGAASGPGRPPTVAVPSFASPGCQGNRAGPLPHLLLPDKPSVTTIRTAAPSEPPPAPQPQDDADPPASVESCRALTDQMLSCFKRATRLYRKVRTSCTEDTPERGQMACVLSEALEAMRAELQCLPLGPGGCGGGALALAADQEKTAALLEEYSMLLLQAVQRKLGAP